Proteins encoded within one genomic window of Episyrphus balteatus chromosome 1, idEpiBalt1.1, whole genome shotgun sequence:
- the LOC129907889 gene encoding collagen alpha-1(IV) chain-like, with protein MYQFNFFVFTIILAVISFTTAVSQPFWNNNGGSSFDGAIQRGGPFGGVLPNNQRSDYNDFGGIQNGGIQNSIPDVNGLSGDRFSEVSTDQLNGAANGNLFGGFKSGDIFNSAPSGDFSSGISNGADFVSSGLSPNDYFGGIPNGNTLSGPLDVETPASNFLAEIPNGIPRNDAILGGNPLSGTPSGGIPNGNHAVGIPNTNFLRPRIGIPVGPLPNRNPLSSILANNYLDDIPTGIPEGGNQFGGPQNGGFPGGDQLARIPATDFLRGDPRVGIPAAQYLDDIPTGANPSRNPFGGPQNGGFPGGDQLARIPPTDFLRGIPSRGIPSRGIPSRGIQDRGIPGIYYLDDIPSRDFSEPLREIPRSDLRAGPSGNPLRSLLNRGIPNRGIQNRRIPGIYYLDDIPSRDFSAVVDPLRGIPRSSLLRASPSGNPFGGAPSGSIPSRGIPDGNPLRDGNIGGDRFGGGGIPARDDLLDNISRDELLASIFADDILENILDSDIMSGIENSNQFSGGIRNNNLGRIAPSGFFGGARRR; from the exons atgtaCCAGTTCAATTTTTTCGTGTTTACGATTATCTTGGCTGTAATTTCGTTCACAACAGCCGTCAGCCAACCATTTTGGAATAACAACGGAGGTAGTTCTTTCGACGGTGCTATACAAAGAGGAGGCCCTTTCGGTGGCGTTTTACCCAACAATCAAAGAAGTGATTATAACGATTTTGGAGGCATACAAAATGGAGGCATTCAAAATAGCATTCCAGATGTTAATGGTTTAAGTGGTGACCGTTTCAGTGAAGTAAGCACTGATCAATTAAATGGCGCTGCAAACGGTAACCTTTTTGGTGGATTTAAAAGTGGTGACATTTTTAATAGTGCTCCAAGTGGTGATTTTTCGTCTGGAATTTCAAATGGAGCTGATTTCGTAAGCAGTGGCCTTTCACCCAATGACTATTTTGGTGGTATTCCAAACGGTAACACATTAAGTGGCCCTCTAGATGTTGAAACTCCAGCTAGTAACTTTTTAGCTGAAATTCCAAACGGGATTCCAAGAAATGACGCTATACTAGGCGGCAATCCATTGAGTGGCACTCCAAGCGGAGGCATTCCAAACGGTAATCATGCAGTTGGTATTCCAAACACTAACTTTTTGCGTCCAAGAATTGGCATTCCAGTTGGTCCTCTTCCAAACAGAAACCCATTAAGTAGCATTCTAGCCAATAACTATTTAGATGATATTCCAACCGGTATTCCAGAAGGTGGCAACCAATTTGGTGGCCCCCAGAATGGTGGTTTTCCAGGCGGTGATCAATTAGCTCGTATCCCAGCCACAGACTTTTTGCGCGGAGATCCAAGAGTAGGCATTCCAGCTGCTCAATATTTAGATGATATTCCAACCGGAGCTAATCCAAGTCGTAACCCATTCGGAGGCCCTCAAAACGGTGGCTTTCCAGGCGGTGATCAATTAGCCCGTATTCCACCCACAGACTTTTTGCGTGGAATCCCAAGTCGTGGCATTCCAAGCCGTGGAATTCCAAGCCGCGGTATTCAAGACCGTGGAATTCCAGGTATTTACTATTTGGATGACATTCCAAGCAGAGATTTTTCGGAGCCTTTAAGAGAGATTCCAAGAAGTGACCTACGTGCTGGCCCAAGTGGCAACCCATTACGTAGCCTTTTAAATCGTGGCATTCCAAACCGTGGCATTCAAAACCGTCGTATTCCAGGTATTTACTATTTAGATGATATTCCTAGCAGAGATTTTTCGGCTGTCGTTGATCCTTTAAGAGGAATTCCAAGAAGTAGTCTTTTACGTGCTAGTCCAAGTGGCAACCCATTTGGTGGTGCTCCAAGCGGTAGCATTCCAAGTCGTGGCATTCCAGATGGTAACCCATTAAGAGATGGTAACATCGGTGGAGACCGTTTTGGAGGAG GTGGAATTCCAGCCCGTGACGACCTTTTGGATAATATTTCAAGAGATGAACTTTTGGCTAGCATTTTTGCAGATGATATTTTGGAAAACATTCTAGACTCGGACATTATGAGTGGCATCGAAAATTCTAACCAATTTAGCGGCGGCATTAGAAACAATAACCTTGGTAGAATTGCACCAAGTGGTTTCTTTGGTGGCGCAAGGAGGCGTTAA